One Flagellimonas sp. CMM7 genomic region harbors:
- a CDS encoding OmpA family protein — translation MKSSKWIFTALICIITLTVSSQETQLTAKDSIVKQSWIVSIGTNIVDDSGDEFGELFDFKEGWNVVPFPSRISIGRYFENGVGLEAIGTYNKYKEGKIVDNVVNPEDVDYLGLDFRVSYDLNMILGETGFFDPYIGIGAGYTDANNQGRGTYNAVLGFRTWLSDHWGLDFSSTGKWTMSTSNSTNHIQHSAGLAYRFNVKKGLSRKGEEKLALLKEIEKEQQRVQDSIAAKEKADEEARLLAERLEKEKEAAILAAEKKKKEEEDARRAKIENDVRNLGRVFFKLNSSYLSIKDREVLDKLVEMLKNTPSLVISVSAHTDSRGTNKYNQWLSEKRAKRTVEYLISKGIASERVKYDAFGETRLTNECDDDTPCPETKHSENRRSAFEIVNL, via the coding sequence ATGAAATCTTCAAAATGGATTTTCACAGCGCTAATTTGTATCATAACTTTGACAGTTTCTTCACAAGAAACCCAGTTAACGGCAAAAGATAGTATTGTAAAACAATCATGGATCGTCTCCATCGGGACGAATATTGTTGATGATTCTGGTGACGAATTCGGTGAACTATTTGATTTTAAAGAAGGTTGGAACGTAGTTCCTTTTCCTTCTAGAATAAGTATTGGGCGTTATTTTGAAAATGGAGTTGGACTTGAGGCAATAGGTACGTACAACAAGTATAAAGAAGGAAAAATTGTAGATAACGTTGTTAATCCTGAAGATGTAGACTACTTAGGGTTGGACTTCCGTGTAAGTTATGACCTTAACATGATATTGGGAGAAACTGGTTTTTTTGACCCTTACATTGGCATAGGAGCTGGTTACACAGATGCAAATAATCAAGGTAGAGGTACTTACAATGCGGTTTTAGGTTTTAGAACTTGGTTGTCAGATCATTGGGGCTTAGATTTTAGTTCAACTGGTAAATGGACAATGAGTACCAGCAATTCAACAAACCATATTCAACATTCTGCTGGTCTTGCATATAGATTTAATGTTAAAAAAGGACTTTCCAGAAAAGGTGAGGAGAAGTTGGCGCTTTTAAAAGAAATTGAGAAAGAGCAACAAAGGGTTCAAGACTCGATAGCTGCAAAAGAAAAAGCAGATGAAGAAGCTCGTTTGCTGGCTGAAAGATTGGAAAAAGAAAAAGAGGCTGCAATATTGGCTGCTGAGAAAAAGAAAAAGGAGGAAGAAGACGCTAGGCGTGCAAAAATCGAAAATGATGTTAGGAACCTTGGAAGGGTCTTTTTTAAGCTAAACTCATCATACCTATCGATTAAGGATAGAGAAGTATTGGATAAATTGGTAGAGATGCTGAAAAATACTCCAAGTTTGGTCATTAGTGTATCGGCACATACGGATTCTAGAGGAACCAATAAATACAATCAGTGGCTATCTGAGAAAAGAGCAAAACGAACCGTGGAGTATCTGATTTCTAAGGGAATTGCGTCCGAGAGAGTTAAGTATGATGCATTTGGAGAGACTAGACTTACGAATGAATGTGATGATGATACACCTTGCCCAGAAACTAAACATAGTGAAAACAGAAGGTCAGCCTTTGAAATAGTGAACCTTTAA
- the bshA gene encoding N-acetyl-alpha-D-glucosaminyl L-malate synthase BshA: protein MKIAIVCYPTFGGSGVVATELGIALAERGHEIHFITYKQPVRLELLSNNIHFHEVHVPEYPLFHYQPYELALSSKLVDTVKFYGIELLHVHYAIPHAYAGYMAKKMLQEEGIFIPMITTLHGTDITLVGKHPFYKPAVTFSINKSDVVTSVSEDLKQSTLEIFDIEKDIEVIPNFIDTSKYSLDYTDCQRSLMANEDERIVTHISNFRKVKRIPDVVRVFYKIQKEIPAKLIMVGEGPEKEIAEQLCDDLGIKDKVLFLGNSNEIDRILCFSDLFLLPSETESFGLAALEAMINRVAVISSNTGGIPEVNKEGISGFLANVGDVDEMASKALDVLKDDAVLEKFKENAYQVASKFDILHILPLYEEVYEKAYKSRFKNSY from the coding sequence ATGAAGATAGCAATTGTTTGTTACCCTACATTTGGAGGTAGTGGAGTTGTGGCCACAGAATTAGGAATTGCCTTGGCAGAAAGAGGGCACGAGATTCATTTTATCACCTATAAACAGCCTGTACGCTTAGAACTTTTAAGCAATAACATTCATTTTCATGAAGTACATGTGCCTGAATATCCTTTGTTCCATTATCAGCCGTATGAATTGGCATTGTCCAGCAAATTGGTAGATACGGTCAAGTTTTATGGAATAGAGCTTTTACATGTGCATTATGCGATTCCACATGCCTATGCAGGGTATATGGCCAAAAAAATGCTGCAAGAAGAAGGAATTTTTATTCCCATGATTACAACGCTTCATGGTACTGATATTACTTTGGTAGGGAAACACCCATTTTATAAGCCAGCAGTAACCTTTAGTATTAACAAATCTGATGTTGTAACTTCAGTTTCAGAAGATCTTAAACAAAGCACACTTGAAATTTTCGATATTGAAAAAGACATTGAAGTCATACCCAACTTCATTGATACCTCAAAATACAGCTTGGATTACACCGATTGCCAGCGCTCTTTAATGGCCAACGAAGATGAACGGATTGTTACCCACATCAGTAATTTTAGAAAAGTAAAACGTATTCCGGATGTAGTACGTGTTTTTTACAAAATTCAAAAAGAAATCCCTGCAAAATTAATAATGGTAGGAGAGGGGCCTGAAAAAGAAATAGCAGAGCAACTATGTGATGATTTGGGAATTAAAGATAAGGTGTTGTTTTTGGGCAACAGCAATGAGATAGACAGGATACTTTGCTTCTCAGATTTATTTTTACTGCCGTCGGAAACTGAAAGCTTTGGTTTGGCCGCGTTAGAAGCCATGATCAATAGGGTTGCAGTAATTTCAAGTAATACCGGTGGAATCCCAGAAGTTAATAAGGAAGGTATTTCTGGATTTCTCGCCAATGTGGGTGATGTGGATGAAATGGCATCAAAGGCATTGGATGTATTAAAAGATGATGCTGTTTTGGAGAAATTTAAAGAAAATGCTTATCAAGTAGCCTCTAAATTTGATATTTTACATATTTTACCATTGTATGAAGAGGTATATGAGAAAGCGTATAAATCAAGATTTAAGAACTCATATTAA
- a CDS encoding glycoside hydrolase family 3 N-terminal domain-containing protein, with protein MRINLYFPFFLLFFLGVSGQNNPLITKDSLAQLGWVDTKYNNMSVEERIGQLFMVSISSNQEKTATDKIKQLIKDHNLGGVIFSTGGPVRQAKLNNEYQSHSKIPLLIGMDAEWGLAMRLDSTYAFPWNMTLGAIKDSSIVEKVGFQIGKHAKRLGVHINFAPDIDVNNNPQNPIIGNRSFGEDPANVAKKGIAFMKGMEEAGVLSCGKHFPGHGDTATDSHKALPIINSTKEQLDSIELFPFKSLINNGLSSVMVAHLDVPNVEIREGLPSTLSEQIVSGLLQTELGFKGLIFTDALNMKAVSKFAPEGEVELEAFLAGNDMLLMPENVLKAKEKLLEAYNEGKITEERLAYSVKKILMAKYKAGLSNYKPVVLENLYEDLNDIENDVIYEEAIENAITVVKNNFSLLPIKKLENKKIAYVKFGDDSGEVFSKTLSKYLKVTQINAKDAAGYRKALAEFNLVIIGFHKSNESPWKRYKFSENELFWLQEISRLRTSNTILTVFAKPYALSDVVNFNTIDGVVMAYQNSEIAQEKAAEVIFGAVSANGTLPVSTNPEFPVNTGTKLNTLKRLGYSIPERVGLSSSKLAIVDSLVNIGLDSLMYPGAQVLIAKKGKVIYNKSFGKPTYASVQEVDDNSIYDLASLTKILSTLPLIMKMEEEGKIALNNTFKELVPEYESSELKDVTVLKALSHYGRLPAWIAFYIDTLTKNRKPSSDFYRNQPTEGFSYRVSDNLYLTDAYKDSIYNRIGRQSLKSNRYRYSDVAYYVFKKYIEDTYGKSIDELVNEFLYTPMGLQRTSFNPLDKFSKDEIVPSEEDKYFRYQTVQGYVHDMGAAMQGGVGGHAGLFSNANDVAKIMQMYLQGGLYGGKRFLNERTIKKFNTCYFCHKDVRRGVGFDKPQLKEKGPTCGCVSRKSFGHSGFTGTYTWADPDEELVYVFLSNRTYPSATNTLLVKSALRTRIQQAIYDSIIN; from the coding sequence ATGCGGATAAACCTTTACTTTCCCTTTTTCTTACTGTTTTTCTTAGGTGTTAGTGGTCAGAACAATCCATTAATTACTAAAGATTCATTGGCGCAACTTGGTTGGGTAGACACCAAATACAATAATATGTCCGTGGAAGAGCGGATTGGACAATTGTTTATGGTGAGTATTTCTTCCAATCAGGAAAAAACCGCTACTGATAAAATAAAACAACTCATAAAGGACCATAATCTTGGAGGAGTAATCTTTTCAACGGGAGGTCCCGTTCGCCAAGCAAAACTTAACAACGAATATCAATCACATTCTAAAATACCGTTATTGATTGGAATGGATGCAGAATGGGGTCTTGCCATGCGTTTAGATTCCACCTATGCCTTTCCTTGGAATATGACCTTGGGAGCAATAAAAGATAGCTCTATAGTTGAAAAAGTGGGTTTTCAAATAGGCAAACATGCTAAAAGGCTTGGAGTGCACATTAATTTTGCACCGGATATAGATGTAAATAATAACCCCCAAAACCCTATCATAGGAAATCGCTCTTTTGGCGAAGACCCTGCAAATGTTGCCAAAAAAGGTATAGCATTCATGAAAGGGATGGAAGAAGCAGGTGTTTTATCCTGCGGGAAGCATTTTCCCGGGCATGGAGATACGGCAACAGATTCCCATAAGGCATTACCCATAATTAACTCAACAAAAGAACAATTGGATTCCATAGAGTTGTTTCCATTTAAAAGTTTGATAAATAACGGATTGAGTTCAGTGATGGTGGCACATCTAGATGTTCCCAATGTAGAAATTAGGGAGGGATTACCCTCTACGCTTTCAGAGCAGATAGTCTCTGGATTGTTACAAACAGAACTGGGGTTTAAAGGATTGATTTTTACGGATGCGCTGAACATGAAGGCGGTTTCTAAATTTGCACCAGAAGGTGAAGTGGAACTTGAAGCTTTCCTTGCAGGAAACGATATGCTTTTGATGCCTGAAAACGTTCTGAAGGCAAAAGAAAAACTGTTAGAGGCGTATAACGAAGGAAAAATCACCGAAGAAAGACTTGCTTACTCTGTAAAGAAAATATTGATGGCCAAGTATAAAGCTGGTCTTTCCAATTACAAGCCTGTAGTATTGGAAAACCTTTATGAGGATTTAAACGACATTGAAAATGATGTGATCTATGAAGAGGCCATTGAGAATGCAATTACGGTTGTAAAGAACAATTTTTCACTACTTCCCATAAAAAAGCTTGAAAACAAAAAGATTGCCTACGTAAAATTTGGTGATGATTCTGGGGAAGTATTCTCTAAAACCCTATCCAAATATTTAAAAGTCACTCAAATTAATGCAAAGGATGCCGCAGGGTATCGGAAAGCATTGGCTGAGTTTAACTTGGTAATCATAGGCTTTCACAAGAGTAATGAGAGTCCCTGGAAACGCTACAAATTTTCTGAAAACGAACTGTTTTGGCTTCAGGAAATATCGCGACTTAGAACCAGTAATACAATACTCACCGTATTTGCAAAGCCTTATGCCCTCTCAGACGTAGTGAATTTTAATACGATTGATGGAGTGGTAATGGCGTATCAAAATAGCGAGATTGCCCAAGAAAAGGCAGCTGAGGTAATTTTTGGTGCTGTAAGTGCCAACGGCACGTTGCCAGTTTCTACCAACCCAGAATTTCCAGTTAATACTGGAACCAAATTAAACACCCTAAAACGACTTGGATACAGCATTCCCGAAAGAGTTGGATTAAGTTCCAGCAAATTAGCTATTGTGGATAGTTTGGTGAATATTGGTCTGGATTCTTTAATGTATCCTGGAGCACAGGTTTTAATTGCCAAAAAGGGGAAGGTCATTTATAACAAGAGTTTTGGAAAGCCAACTTACGCTTCAGTACAAGAAGTTGATGATAACTCAATTTATGATTTAGCTTCTCTGACCAAGATTTTGTCAACTTTGCCTTTGATAATGAAAATGGAGGAAGAGGGAAAAATTGCCCTGAACAACACGTTTAAGGAATTGGTACCGGAATATGAATCTTCGGAATTAAAAGATGTGACCGTGCTAAAAGCACTTTCCCATTATGGTCGTTTGCCTGCATGGATAGCTTTTTATATAGATACGTTAACCAAAAATAGAAAACCGTCCTCCGATTTTTATAGAAATCAACCCACGGAAGGTTTTTCATACCGAGTTTCTGACAATCTTTATTTGACAGATGCCTATAAAGATTCAATTTACAATAGAATAGGTAGGCAATCATTAAAATCAAACAGGTATAGATACAGTGATGTAGCCTACTATGTATTCAAAAAATATATAGAAGATACTTATGGCAAATCCATAGATGAATTGGTCAATGAGTTTTTGTACACTCCAATGGGGTTACAACGTACTTCTTTCAACCCTTTGGATAAATTTTCAAAAGATGAAATAGTTCCTTCGGAGGAAGATAAATATTTTAGGTACCAGACAGTTCAAGGTTATGTGCATGATATGGGGGCCGCTATGCAAGGTGGAGTAGGTGGACATGCCGGATTGTTCAGCAATGCCAATGATGTAGCTAAAATAATGCAAATGTATCTACAAGGAGGGCTATATGGAGGTAAGCGCTTTTTAAATGAACGTACCATAAAAAAATTCAATACGTGTTATTTTTGTCATAAAGATGTGCGTAGGGGCGTTGGTTTTGATAAACCCCAGCTAAAGGAAAAAGGACCGACCTGCGGTTGTGTATCCAGAAAAAGTTTTGGACATAGCGGGTTTACAGGTACCTATACATGGGCGGACCCAGATGAAGAGCTAGTTTATGTTTTTTTATCCAACAGAACATATCCATCCGCTACCAACACACTTTTGGTAAAGTCTGCTTTAAGAACAAGGATTCAGCAAGCTATTTATGATTCTATTATAAATTAG
- a CDS encoding ABC transporter ATPase, with translation MLVPFETLPDNARIWIYQSNRSLSDVEQKEVEESLAAFLKEWTAHGSELEAGFEVKYKRFIVIGLDQTKAGASGCSIDTSVHFIQSLEQKYKVELLDRMNVSFKQGEYITYKSLKDFKRMAREKAISSNTIVFNNLVASKIEYQEHWEVPASESWHSRFVG, from the coding sequence ATGTTAGTACCTTTTGAAACGCTTCCTGATAACGCTAGAATATGGATTTATCAGTCAAATAGAAGCTTAAGTGATGTAGAACAAAAAGAAGTAGAGGAAAGCTTAGCTGCATTTTTAAAAGAGTGGACGGCCCATGGTAGTGAGTTAGAAGCTGGCTTTGAGGTAAAGTACAAACGATTTATAGTAATTGGATTGGATCAAACCAAAGCTGGTGCGTCAGGTTGTTCAATAGATACCTCAGTACATTTTATCCAAAGCTTGGAACAAAAATATAAAGTAGAGTTATTGGATAGAATGAACGTTTCGTTCAAGCAAGGTGAGTACATAACCTATAAGTCATTGAAAGATTTTAAAAGAATGGCTAGAGAAAAAGCCATATCAAGCAATACCATTGTATTTAACAATTTGGTTGCCAGTAAAATTGAGTATCAGGAACATTGGGAAGTTCCTGCCAGTGAGAGTTGGCATTCAAGATTTGTAGGATGA
- a CDS encoding LamG domain-containing protein — protein sequence MKHLFKYVSLVIGIVLMLAFAIENKMADDLLFYASFDNGTSADVAVGDKNIYTADLRKNIENAKPGLLNPDVKIAKGKGLSGNALDFKKKSRMTTFFKAHKNMGYSKENWSGAVSFWLQLDPEKDLEPGYCDPIQITDVNYNDAALWVDFTKNNPRNFRLGVLGDLEVWNPKKLGPDENQDYLRRLVTVEQPPFNRGDWTHIVINFSGLNTDKGSSELFVNAKSKGKVPTIKDPFTWNEEKANIMLGLNYIGLFDELAVFNRPLSAEEIELIFNTKEGLKSILN from the coding sequence ATGAAACATCTTTTTAAATACGTAAGTCTTGTTATTGGTATTGTTTTAATGCTAGCATTTGCAATAGAAAACAAAATGGCTGATGATCTATTGTTTTACGCTTCTTTTGATAATGGAACATCAGCGGATGTTGCGGTTGGAGACAAAAATATTTATACAGCTGATCTAAGAAAGAACATTGAAAATGCAAAACCAGGGTTACTGAATCCAGATGTAAAAATTGCAAAGGGCAAGGGATTGTCTGGAAATGCTCTGGATTTTAAGAAAAAAAGCAGAATGACCACCTTTTTTAAAGCCCATAAAAACATGGGCTATTCCAAGGAAAATTGGAGTGGTGCGGTATCGTTCTGGTTACAATTGGATCCAGAAAAAGATTTAGAACCTGGTTACTGTGACCCTATTCAAATAACGGATGTCAATTATAATGACGCCGCCCTATGGGTCGATTTCACCAAAAATAATCCAAGAAATTTTCGATTGGGTGTGCTAGGTGATTTGGAAGTTTGGAATCCAAAGAAATTAGGACCAGATGAGAACCAAGATTATTTGAGACGATTGGTTACGGTAGAACAACCTCCATTTAATAGGGGAGACTGGACACATATTGTCATTAACTTTTCTGGGTTAAATACAGATAAGGGAAGTTCAGAATTATTTGTAAATGCAAAAAGTAAGGGGAAAGTACCGACCATAAAAGACCCCTTTACTTGGAACGAAGAAAAAGCAAACATAATGTTAGGCCTTAATTACATAGGTCTGTTTGACGAGTTGGCTGTATTTAATAGGCCATTGAGTGCAGAAGAAATTGAACTTATTTTTAATACTAAAGAGGGCTTAAAGTCAATTTTAAATTGA